In the Candidatus Omnitrophota bacterium genome, one interval contains:
- a CDS encoding ATP-binding protein, with translation MRRTEDFLINITDKYLFQKKYDYKELLKTFTSEVLTVLELDKLVNLTVSKLVDIVKIDSSAVLLLNNDTQQFDVVASYNVKDPGVTLIRPDGIVTFLEETHGYLLMSDLKEKKVHVPDSIQGIVDELSAELIIPMVVHEKMMGILSLGKKKSDEGYSQDDLDILLPLARTLAIAISNAQLFEELGKTQAEAAQKEKMAVIGTLSAGINHEICNPLGIARGQCEAFLLNIKDGLYANKTSDELLKKAQEIMAKVIRETDRATAITKKLSSFAKPAKGESEMVDINKELDEIFGLVNYELKLEKIELEKNIAEDLSRIFVDRKQFQEVLFNLLRNACQAIGEKGKITVAAKEANDRITIDIQDTGAGVAPDKIKELFNPFFTTKDPGKGTGLGLFIVRQIVEKNGGRIYMKNTKVGEGTTFTIEFPAAARQEAKV, from the coding sequence ATGCGTAGAACCGAAGACTTCTTAATAAACATTACTGACAAGTATCTATTTCAGAAGAAATATGACTATAAGGAGCTGCTCAAGACTTTCACATCCGAGGTGTTAACGGTACTTGAGTTAGATAAGCTGGTTAATCTTACCGTCTCTAAGCTTGTGGATATAGTAAAGATAGATTCATCGGCTGTTCTCTTGCTTAACAATGATACGCAGCAATTCGATGTAGTGGCATCCTACAATGTAAAAGATCCTGGAGTAACTTTGATAAGACCCGATGGCATTGTTACGTTCCTGGAAGAGACTCATGGGTATCTTCTTATGAGTGACCTTAAAGAGAAGAAAGTCCATGTTCCTGATTCCATACAAGGAATAGTGGATGAATTAAGCGCCGAGCTTATAATTCCAATGGTTGTTCATGAAAAGATGATGGGCATATTATCCTTAGGCAAGAAGAAGTCGGATGAAGGCTATTCACAGGATGACCTCGACATACTGCTGCCACTGGCAAGAACCCTTGCTATAGCCATATCAAACGCGCAATTGTTCGAAGAACTGGGTAAAACACAGGCTGAGGCTGCCCAGAAAGAGAAGATGGCGGTTATTGGTACGCTATCAGCGGGGATAAACCATGAGATATGCAATCCGCTCGGAATAGCTAGAGGCCAATGCGAAGCGTTCCTGTTAAATATAAAGGATGGGCTATATGCGAACAAGACTTCCGATGAGCTTCTTAAAAAAGCCCAGGAAATAATGGCGAAGGTGATCAGGGAGACCGACAGGGCCACGGCCATTACGAAGAAATTATCGAGCTTTGCGAAGCCCGCGAAGGGCGAATCTGAGATGGTTGATATAAATAAGGAGCTGGATGAGATATTTGGGCTGGTCAATTACGAGCTAAAATTAGAGAAGATAGAGTTGGAAAAAAATATAGCGGAAGATTTGTCACGTATTTTTGTGGACAGAAAGCAGTTTCAGGAGGTCCTCTTCAACCTTTTGCGAAATGCCTGTCAGGCGATAGGAGAAAAAGGCAAAATAACGGTTGCGGCTAAGGAAGCTAATGACAGAATTACCATAGATATTCAGGATACAGGCGCAGGCGTCGCCCCGGACAAGATAAAAGAGCTATTTAATCCTTTCTTTACTACCAAAGATCCGGGCAAAGGCACCGGTCTCGGCCTTTTCATCGTCCGTCAGATAGTGGAAAAGAACGGAGGCAGGATATACATGAAGAATACGAAGGTTGGAGAAGGGACGACGTTTACGATAGAATTTCCGGCCGCGGCGCGCCAGGAAGCGAAGGTTTAA
- a CDS encoding nitroreductase family protein, with amino-acid sequence MKNSILAIIKHRRTIRTFNNRKVTKNVLKNILEAGRWAPCPNNVQPWIFYVTKRNNFYTQKIIKIIQKESKNESIGVSVFLNDSIKIFKSAPIMIYIFKKCILAKRYAVLGPSYQQKGELFEHQAISAAIENMILCAEAYGIGSVWLGSPVFLSKKIEAIFKIDDELCAVIGLGYYDKKPAKIKKIPFSQIVKFL; translated from the coding sequence ATGAAAAATTCGATACTTGCAATAATTAAACATCGAAGAACTATCAGGACTTTTAATAATCGAAAAGTTACTAAAAATGTGCTTAAGAATATTTTAGAAGCTGGCAGATGGGCGCCCTGTCCTAATAATGTGCAACCATGGATTTTTTATGTCACAAAAAGAAATAATTTTTATACTCAAAAAATCATAAAAATTATTCAAAAAGAATCAAAAAACGAAAGTATCGGGGTTTCCGTTTTTTTAAATGACTCGATCAAAATTTTTAAATCCGCACCAATCATGATTTATATATTTAAAAAATGTATTTTAGCAAAAAGATACGCTGTTTTAGGGCCCTCTTATCAACAAAAAGGGGAGTTGTTTGAGCATCAAGCTATTTCTGCTGCTATAGAAAATATGATTTTATGTGCAGAAGCATACGGAATAGGATCGGTATGGCTTGGTTCCCCTGTTTTTTTGAGTAAAAAAATCGAAGCAATATTTAAGATAGATGACGAATTATGTGCGGTTATAGGCTTAGGATATTATGATAAAAAACCTGCGAAGATCAAAAAGATACCGTTTTCACAAATAGTAAAATTTTTATAG
- a CDS encoding NAD(P)/FAD-dependent oxidoreductase gives MKNKYDAIIIGAGISGLICGTYLAKNGLKVLMLEKNKNAGGCCASFYRKGIKFDAGAHIIGECGKGGMLRTILTYLGVNQKFYQPKFTDRIFFPEDIVEIPNDLAGYAALLQQKFKKERNNISRFFNKFISCSNIANIALIQKNYSGITYQELLNKYFISNRLKAILSAQSGYLGVAPNKVNAAAMCAMLSSYLAKGAYYPVGGSQSFADNIMKRFIYYGGELKLASRVSRILLSNGAAEGVAVNEKEIFKTNKIVSSIDLHTTLFELLKNEKIKSQVKTRLTLSKETPSLFVLYLGVAADTKLIERSVGWHYAHYEINKFEFDDCVYITAPTLYDSSLSPKGIHAVQLFIKSRYDFNSMRNWHAAKDIFIKEALLKLDMLIPGVKEKITVIESASPETIRRFTNNKNGAAYGWMLTTGQYERNKIIAQNVNDGLFLTGHWTNPGGGIVAVGISGCAAAKKILKSL, from the coding sequence CTAAAGGTGTTAATGCTGGAGAAAAATAAAAATGCTGGAGGTTGTTGTGCATCTTTTTATAGGAAAGGCATAAAATTTGACGCGGGCGCACACATTATAGGAGAATGCGGTAAGGGTGGGATGTTGCGCACAATATTAACTTATCTTGGCGTTAATCAAAAATTTTATCAACCAAAATTTACTGATCGCATATTTTTTCCAGAGGATATCGTTGAAATACCTAACGATTTAGCTGGGTATGCAGCTTTATTACAGCAAAAATTTAAAAAAGAGCGGAATAATATATCGCGATTTTTTAATAAATTCATCAGTTGTTCAAATATCGCAAATATAGCGCTGATTCAAAAAAATTATTCCGGCATTACCTACCAAGAATTGTTAAATAAATATTTTATAAGTAACAGGTTGAAAGCGATTTTATCGGCTCAAAGCGGCTATTTAGGAGTAGCACCAAATAAAGTCAACGCGGCAGCTATGTGCGCAATGTTGTCCAGTTATTTGGCAAAGGGAGCATATTATCCGGTCGGGGGGTCTCAATCTTTTGCAGATAATATTATGAAAAGATTTATTTATTATGGTGGAGAGCTAAAGCTTGCATCACGCGTAAGTAGGATACTGCTAAGTAATGGTGCGGCTGAAGGCGTTGCAGTGAATGAAAAAGAAATCTTTAAAACAAATAAAATAGTCTCAAGCATAGATTTGCATACTACTTTATTCGAACTCCTAAAAAATGAAAAAATAAAATCTCAAGTTAAGACACGCTTAACTTTATCTAAAGAAACACCGTCATTATTTGTTCTGTATTTAGGGGTAGCCGCTGATACAAAGTTAATAGAAAGAAGTGTCGGTTGGCATTACGCGCATTATGAAATAAATAAGTTTGAGTTTGATGATTGTGTATATATAACGGCACCTACTTTATATGATAGCTCCTTGTCGCCAAAAGGTATACATGCTGTTCAACTATTTATAAAATCACGTTATGATTTTAATAGTATGCGGAATTGGCATGCTGCGAAAGACATCTTTATAAAAGAAGCGTTATTAAAACTTGATATGTTAATTCCAGGGGTGAAGGAAAAGATTACAGTTATTGAAAGCGCTTCTCCGGAAACTATCCGGCGATTTACAAATAATAAAAATGGAGCCGCTTATGGATGGATGCTTACAACGGGGCAATATGAACGAAATAAAATAATTGCGCAAAATGTCAATGATGGTTTATTTTTAACAGGGCATTGGACAAACCCTGGCGGGGGTATAGTCGCTGTAGGTATTTCAGGATGCGCTGCGGCAAAAAAAATATTGAAAAGTTTATGA
- a CDS encoding HD-GYP domain-containing protein, translated as MSANKKAPSWAKLHEWFVGKAAMRDNDAANRVDPAGPQPIDLPLSSESVHPQQVTYQTFLENASRTMIRFKKPEHLIKMIVKTIDEQLKVTHTAVLLYKEDKKSYILIDSKGSEGLKIPIGFIRLNVDNPLISVFSEKQSYLISETGILRYEDLIVSLRNREILEKQSDLYDRILMIKRQMDLMKASICVPCYFKRDLLGILVLGEKITGEPFNREEMGFFMTLANNAAMAIANAQLIENLHQKVEEIKGLYLKEHRIFIHTAIALAAAIDARDPYTHGHTERVTNYSLAIAKELEGLPEIAAYNNFRETLQIAALLHDIGKIGIPDRVLNKHTRLTPEEYEEIKKHSIIGSTILNPIKELRDVSREVRAHQECYDGSGYPDGLKGTSIPLIARIIGVADAFDAITTNRSYRKARTAEEAVQELKRCSGSQFDPVIVSAFLLAYEKGNILTNGKQKSFGDIDEGS; from the coding sequence ATGAGCGCGAATAAAAAAGCGCCGAGCTGGGCAAAGCTGCATGAGTGGTTTGTGGGTAAGGCCGCTATGCGGGATAACGATGCGGCAAACCGTGTGGATCCCGCAGGGCCTCAGCCAATAGATCTTCCCTTATCGTCGGAATCTGTCCATCCGCAGCAGGTGACCTATCAGACATTCCTGGAGAATGCGTCCCGCACGATGATAAGGTTCAAAAAGCCCGAGCACCTTATCAAGATGATAGTGAAGACTATCGATGAGCAGCTTAAGGTTACGCACACCGCGGTGCTATTGTATAAAGAAGATAAGAAATCATATATCCTAATAGATTCAAAAGGTTCCGAAGGGCTGAAGATTCCGATAGGGTTTATCAGGCTGAACGTCGATAATCCATTGATAAGCGTTTTTAGCGAGAAACAGAGCTATCTCATATCGGAGACGGGGATCCTGCGCTACGAAGACCTGATCGTATCGCTTAGGAATAGGGAGATATTAGAGAAACAGTCGGACCTTTATGACAGAATTCTTATGATAAAACGGCAGATGGATCTGATGAAAGCTTCCATATGCGTGCCGTGTTATTTTAAGAGAGATCTCTTAGGTATATTGGTTCTGGGTGAAAAGATCACGGGTGAGCCTTTCAACCGCGAAGAGATGGGATTCTTCATGACCCTTGCCAATAACGCCGCGATGGCTATCGCTAATGCTCAGCTCATCGAAAACCTGCATCAGAAGGTTGAGGAGATTAAAGGGCTGTATCTTAAAGAGCATAGGATATTTATCCATACCGCGATAGCCCTGGCCGCTGCTATTGACGCAAGAGACCCGTATACGCACGGACATACTGAGCGCGTGACGAACTATTCGCTTGCAATAGCCAAAGAGCTCGAAGGGCTTCCGGAGATAGCCGCTTATAATAACTTCAGGGAAACCCTGCAGATCGCTGCTCTCCTGCATGATATAGGCAAGATTGGCATCCCCGATCGAGTGTTAAACAAGCATACCAGGCTCACGCCAGAAGAGTATGAAGAGATAAAGAAACATTCCATTATCGGATCTACAATCCTGAACCCGATCAAAGAACTGCGTGATGTTTCCAGAGAAGTCCGCGCACATCAGGAGTGTTATGATGGCTCCGGATATCCCGACGGACTAAAGGGCACTAGCATACCTTTGATCGCCAGGATAATCGGTGTGGCTGACGCCTTTGACGCGATAACCACTAACAGATCTTATCGAAAAGCTAGGACCGCTGAAGAGGCAGTGCAGGAGCTAAAGCGCTGTTCCGGCTCTCAGTTCGATCCGGTCATAGTGAGCGCTTTTCTGCTTGCCTATGAGAAGGGCAACATTCTCACAAACGGAAAGCAGAAGAGTTTCGGCGATATAGATGAGGGCTCTTAG
- a CDS encoding response regulator — protein sequence MVKPRIVAIDDESEFIDMLLNYFEPRGYDINVSIRGVGGIEIIKAKKPDVVLCDLKMPGIDGDEVLKLVKTMQPEPKLIFVTAYDDGGKTKARLLKMGAYAYFDKPIASLKALEDKINMAVNG from the coding sequence GTGGTAAAGCCCAGGATAGTTGCGATAGATGACGAGTCAGAGTTTATTGATATGCTGCTGAATTATTTTGAACCCCGCGGCTATGACATCAATGTTTCGATAAGAGGTGTAGGCGGTATCGAGATAATAAAAGCGAAGAAACCCGATGTGGTATTATGCGACCTTAAGATGCCGGGAATAGACGGTGACGAAGTCCTGAAGTTGGTGAAGACGATGCAGCCCGAGCCGAAGTTAATATTTGTGACCGCTTATGATGATGGAGGCAAAACGAAGGCGAGGCTGTTAAAGATGGGAGCATACGCGTATTTTGATAAGCCGATAGCTTCTCTGAAGGCATTGGAAGATAAGATAAATATGGCAGTTAATGGGTGA
- a CDS encoding response regulator, with amino-acid sequence MRKILVVDDECDICDFVKNFFQERGYEVLTALNGEDAIEISKKEKPELILLDIRMKGMDGIAALKHLKEIDRKQKIIMVTALTDQDKMDEAFRLGACDYITKPLMLDQLEAAVEKNLGVAI; translated from the coding sequence ATGCGTAAGATCTTAGTGGTGGACGACGAATGCGACATTTGTGATTTCGTGAAGAACTTCTTTCAGGAGAGAGGTTACGAAGTTCTTACCGCCTTAAACGGTGAAGACGCCATCGAGATCTCCAAAAAAGAGAAGCCGGAACTCATACTGCTTGATATAAGAATGAAGGGGATGGACGGTATAGCCGCGTTGAAACATCTGAAAGAGATCGACAGGAAACAGAAGATAATAATGGTGACCGCACTGACAGACCAGGATAAGATGGACGAGGCATTCAGGCTGGGAGCGTGCGATTATATTACAAAGCCGCTGATGCTGGATCAGCTCGAAGCCGCGGTAGAGAAAAACCTGGGAGTGGCTATATGA